From Brienomyrus brachyistius isolate T26 chromosome 21, BBRACH_0.4, whole genome shotgun sequence, the proteins below share one genomic window:
- the LOC125716499 gene encoding plasminogen activator inhibitor 1 RNA-binding protein-like isoform X3: MPGHLQEGFGCVVTNRFDQLLDDESDPFEVLKAAENKKKDAAAAGTTKTAAQAAKQPKKESQKDRKNPLLDKKEEPQPPVSLKKEGIRRVGRRPEQQSAHPGPQGSQPQGAPVEGRPTDRRPDRRPPRERRFEKPAEEKPEGGEFSTEKFAGDRPVRGRGGGRGGRGGRGRGMGRSDGFDSRGKREFDRHSGSDKSSLKAEEKRGGSGSHNWGTVKDELSELDQSNATEETPEGEEHPPADSENKWVSGQLPSCGFHTCSPGRQDGVAFASKPHLLVSQQRNLSRATIINYCHTLHKVLVTLLRKWFQGERG; encoded by the exons ATGCCCGGACATCTGCAAGAAGGCTTCGGCTGCGTCGTAACCAATCGGTTCGACCAGCTATTAGATGACGAGTCCGATCCTTTTGAGGTGTTAAAGGCTGCAGAGAACAAGAAGAAGGACGCGGCCGCTGCTGGTACCACCAAGACTGCAGCTCAAGCCGCCAAGCAGCCGAAAAAGGAGTCGCAAAAAGACCGAAAGAATCCCCTTCTTGACAAGAAGGAGGAACCTCAGCCCCCGGTGTCTCTAAAAAAAGAGG GTATCAGGAGGGTGGGTAGGAGGCCAGAGCAGCAGTCTGCCCACCCCGGTCCTCAGGGCTCCCAGCCGCAGGGGGCCCCGGTGGAGGGTCGCCCAACGGACCGGAGGCCGGACAGACGGCCTCCTCGCGAACGCCGCTTCGAGAAGCCTGCAGAGGAAAAGCCAGAGGGTGGCGAATTTTCCACTGAGAA GTTTGCCGGGGACAGGCCTGTTCGGGGGCGTGGAGGTGGACGTGGCGGACGTGGGGGTCGTGGCCGCGGCATGGGCAGGAGCGACGGCTTTGATTCCCGTGGAAAACGTGAATTTGACCGACACAGCGGAAGCGACAAATC CAGCCTGAAAGCCGAGGAGAAGCGTGGCGGGAGTGGATCGCATAACTGGGGCACTGTTAAGGATGAGCTGAG CGAGCTGGATCAGTCCAACGCTACTGAGGAAACCCCCGAAGGGGAGGAGCACCCCCCCGCGGACTCGGAGAACAAGTGGGTGTCTGGGCAGCTTCCGTCTTGTGGTTTTCACACCTGCTCTCCCGGACGTCAGGACGGTGTTGCTTTTGCATCAAAACCTCACCTCTTAGTCAGTCAGCAGAGGAATTTGTCCAGAGCAACCATCATCAATTACTGTCACACGCTTCATAAGGTTTTAGTAACTCTACTAAGAAAATGGTTTCAG GGAGAACGAGGCTGA
- the LOC125716499 gene encoding plasminogen activator inhibitor 1 RNA-binding protein-like isoform X2 — protein MPGHLQEGFGCVVTNRFDQLLDDESDPFEVLKAAENKKKDAAAAGTTKTAAQAAKQPKKESQKDRKNPLLDKKEEPQPPVSLKKEGIRRVGRRPEQQSAHPGPQGSQPQGAPVEGRPTDRRPDRRPPRERRFEKPAEEKPEGGEFSTEKFAGDRPVRGRGGGRGGRGGRGRGMGRSDGFDSRGKREFDRHSGSDKSLKAEEKRGGSGSHNWGTVKDELSELDQSNATEETPEGEEHPPADSENKENEAEEVKEEGPKEMTLDEWKAMQIKERAKVEFNIRKPNEGADSQWKKGYVLHKSKSEDANAEEACGEHHFRKPANDITSQLEINFGDLGRPGRGRGGPRGGRGGRGGSRPVRGVRPDKPSGASVPNVDDPEAFPALA, from the exons ATGCCCGGACATCTGCAAGAAGGCTTCGGCTGCGTCGTAACCAATCGGTTCGACCAGCTATTAGATGACGAGTCCGATCCTTTTGAGGTGTTAAAGGCTGCAGAGAACAAGAAGAAGGACGCGGCCGCTGCTGGTACCACCAAGACTGCAGCTCAAGCCGCCAAGCAGCCGAAAAAGGAGTCGCAAAAAGACCGAAAGAATCCCCTTCTTGACAAGAAGGAGGAACCTCAGCCCCCGGTGTCTCTAAAAAAAGAGG GTATCAGGAGGGTGGGTAGGAGGCCAGAGCAGCAGTCTGCCCACCCCGGTCCTCAGGGCTCCCAGCCGCAGGGGGCCCCGGTGGAGGGTCGCCCAACGGACCGGAGGCCGGACAGACGGCCTCCTCGCGAACGCCGCTTCGAGAAGCCTGCAGAGGAAAAGCCAGAGGGTGGCGAATTTTCCACTGAGAA GTTTGCCGGGGACAGGCCTGTTCGGGGGCGTGGAGGTGGACGTGGCGGACGTGGGGGTCGTGGCCGCGGCATGGGCAGGAGCGACGGCTTTGATTCCCGTGGAAAACGTGAATTTGACCGACACAGCGGAAGCGACAAATC CCTGAAAGCCGAGGAGAAGCGTGGCGGGAGTGGATCGCATAACTGGGGCACTGTTAAGGATGAGCTGAG CGAGCTGGATCAGTCCAACGCTACTGAGGAAACCCCCGAAGGGGAGGAGCACCCCCCCGCGGACTCGGAGAACAA GGAGAACGAGGCTGAGGAGGTGAAGGAGGAGGGCCCGAAGGAGATGACCCTGGATGAATGGAAGGCCATGCAGATCAAGGAGCGGGCTAAGGTCGAGTTCAACATCCGCAAGCCTAACGAGGGCGCTGACAGCCAGTGGAAGAAGGGCTACGTGCTGCACAAGTCTAAGAGCGAAGAC GCCAATGCCGAAGAGGCCTGCGGGGAGCACCACTTTCGGAAACCGGCCAACGATATCACGTCCCAGCTGGAGATCAACTTCGGAGACCTGGGTCGTCCTGGACGTGGCCGTGGGGGACCCCGTGGTGGAAGGGGGGGACGTGGTGGCAGCAGGCCGGTGCGTGGTGTCCGACCTGACAAG CCTAGTGGAGCTTCTGTGCCCAACGTCGATGACCCAGAGGCATTCCCTGCCCTGGCCTGA
- the LOC125716499 gene encoding plasminogen activator inhibitor 1 RNA-binding protein-like isoform X1: MPGHLQEGFGCVVTNRFDQLLDDESDPFEVLKAAENKKKDAAAAGTTKTAAQAAKQPKKESQKDRKNPLLDKKEEPQPPVSLKKEGIRRVGRRPEQQSAHPGPQGSQPQGAPVEGRPTDRRPDRRPPRERRFEKPAEEKPEGGEFSTEKFAGDRPVRGRGGGRGGRGGRGRGMGRSDGFDSRGKREFDRHSGSDKSSLKAEEKRGGSGSHNWGTVKDELSELDQSNATEETPEGEEHPPADSENKENEAEEVKEEGPKEMTLDEWKAMQIKERAKVEFNIRKPNEGADSQWKKGYVLHKSKSEDANAEEACGEHHFRKPANDITSQLEINFGDLGRPGRGRGGPRGGRGGRGGSRPVRGVRPDKPSGASVPNVDDPEAFPALA, translated from the exons ATGCCCGGACATCTGCAAGAAGGCTTCGGCTGCGTCGTAACCAATCGGTTCGACCAGCTATTAGATGACGAGTCCGATCCTTTTGAGGTGTTAAAGGCTGCAGAGAACAAGAAGAAGGACGCGGCCGCTGCTGGTACCACCAAGACTGCAGCTCAAGCCGCCAAGCAGCCGAAAAAGGAGTCGCAAAAAGACCGAAAGAATCCCCTTCTTGACAAGAAGGAGGAACCTCAGCCCCCGGTGTCTCTAAAAAAAGAGG GTATCAGGAGGGTGGGTAGGAGGCCAGAGCAGCAGTCTGCCCACCCCGGTCCTCAGGGCTCCCAGCCGCAGGGGGCCCCGGTGGAGGGTCGCCCAACGGACCGGAGGCCGGACAGACGGCCTCCTCGCGAACGCCGCTTCGAGAAGCCTGCAGAGGAAAAGCCAGAGGGTGGCGAATTTTCCACTGAGAA GTTTGCCGGGGACAGGCCTGTTCGGGGGCGTGGAGGTGGACGTGGCGGACGTGGGGGTCGTGGCCGCGGCATGGGCAGGAGCGACGGCTTTGATTCCCGTGGAAAACGTGAATTTGACCGACACAGCGGAAGCGACAAATC CAGCCTGAAAGCCGAGGAGAAGCGTGGCGGGAGTGGATCGCATAACTGGGGCACTGTTAAGGATGAGCTGAG CGAGCTGGATCAGTCCAACGCTACTGAGGAAACCCCCGAAGGGGAGGAGCACCCCCCCGCGGACTCGGAGAACAA GGAGAACGAGGCTGAGGAGGTGAAGGAGGAGGGCCCGAAGGAGATGACCCTGGATGAATGGAAGGCCATGCAGATCAAGGAGCGGGCTAAGGTCGAGTTCAACATCCGCAAGCCTAACGAGGGCGCTGACAGCCAGTGGAAGAAGGGCTACGTGCTGCACAAGTCTAAGAGCGAAGAC GCCAATGCCGAAGAGGCCTGCGGGGAGCACCACTTTCGGAAACCGGCCAACGATATCACGTCCCAGCTGGAGATCAACTTCGGAGACCTGGGTCGTCCTGGACGTGGCCGTGGGGGACCCCGTGGTGGAAGGGGGGGACGTGGTGGCAGCAGGCCGGTGCGTGGTGTCCGACCTGACAAG CCTAGTGGAGCTTCTGTGCCCAACGTCGATGACCCAGAGGCATTCCCTGCCCTGGCCTGA